In Thermus tengchongensis, a single genomic region encodes these proteins:
- a CDS encoding molybdopterin-dependent oxidoreductase, with protein sequence MEKLSRRNLLKLSGAGALLGSLGTALQEASAQGLETYEVQLPENTIYSSCLQCNTGCPIKVKLYEGVASKIDGNPLSPWTFHPHLPMNTDVTTLAKVDGALCPKGQAGIQTAYDPYRIRRVLKRAGPRGSGKWEEIPFHQAVKEIVEGGRLFAHLGDERVYPGLKELWALKDPEVMARMAQAVRAIWAEKDRQKKKVLVEKFKEDFKDHLHALIDPDHPDLGPKNNQVVFAWGRLKAGRSDFIRWFFSQSFGTVNLHGHTTVCQGSMYFVGKAMSEQPTFDASGKLSWSGGAKFYWQADLSKARFVVFVGANVFEGNYGPPLRVGWITERASKGELEYAIVDPRAQKAVKGASRWIAPKPGHDAAIAMGVIRLLMEWGKIDSKFLSAANKAAAKAIGESSWTNATWLVKLKDGKPERLLRASDLGLAKPKAKVGDKEVELDAPVVLHLGQPVAFNPNDEVQAVFGDLWVNTTLGGIPVKSALQLIKEEAFRHRVRTWAAFAGVEEEDIRFLAEKMAQYGKKAVVDVHRGASQHTNGFYNCFAWFTVNALLGNLDHQGGSVQPSTYDITGGRAGGPFPLSKLHPKPLTPFGISLIRHETKYEDTTLFEGFPAKRPWYPHASDVYQEILPSAAQGYPYPIKILFHYMGSPAYALPGGQEQIRAMLDPDKIPLIVAFDIVVGDSYLYADYLIPDLSYLERWEFHGSHPSIIWKVQPVRQPAIPPIPEEVEVFGQKMPICLESFLLALAEHLGLPGAGPRGFANGMPFTHPDHFYLKLAANLAFGEKADGSDALPEADERELAVFRQARRHLPPSVFEEQRWREAVGDESLFRRTVYLLNRGGRFQEFAKAYVQGDLVANRYARQVNLFLEKQALSLNPMTGKPYWPLPAYFLPYRDVLGNPLRDPGYGLTLLTHRSILQTKSRTVSNYWLLAIKPENEILVSALDAERLGLKEGQWVKVVSATNPKGEWDLGPFGRKPMVGKVKVVQGMRPGCVSFALGWGHWAYGASDLVINGQRLKGDPRRGQGLHANAAMRLDPYLKDMALTDVVGGSVVFYETRVNLLPV encoded by the coding sequence ATGGAAAAGCTTTCCCGGCGCAATCTGCTGAAACTCTCCGGTGCAGGCGCCCTGCTGGGCTCCCTGGGGACCGCCCTTCAGGAAGCCAGCGCCCAAGGCTTGGAAACGTACGAGGTCCAGCTTCCCGAGAACACCATCTACTCCTCCTGTCTGCAGTGCAACACCGGATGCCCCATCAAGGTGAAGCTCTACGAGGGGGTGGCCAGCAAGATCGACGGCAACCCCCTCTCCCCCTGGACCTTCCACCCCCACCTACCCATGAACACCGACGTCACCACCCTGGCCAAGGTGGACGGGGCCCTTTGCCCCAAGGGCCAGGCGGGCATCCAAACCGCTTACGACCCCTACCGCATCCGCAGGGTGCTGAAGCGGGCGGGGCCCAGGGGAAGCGGCAAGTGGGAGGAGATCCCCTTCCATCAGGCGGTGAAGGAAATCGTCGAGGGAGGCAGGCTCTTCGCCCATCTGGGGGACGAGCGGGTCTACCCCGGCCTGAAGGAGCTCTGGGCCCTGAAAGACCCCGAGGTCATGGCCCGCATGGCCCAGGCGGTAAGGGCTATCTGGGCGGAGAAGGACCGCCAAAAGAAAAAGGTCCTGGTGGAGAAGTTCAAGGAAGACTTCAAGGATCACCTCCACGCCCTCATCGACCCCGATCATCCCGACCTGGGCCCCAAGAACAACCAGGTGGTCTTTGCCTGGGGACGCCTCAAAGCAGGCCGCTCGGATTTCATCCGCTGGTTCTTCAGCCAAAGCTTCGGCACCGTCAACCTCCACGGCCACACCACCGTCTGCCAGGGCTCCATGTACTTCGTCGGCAAGGCCATGAGCGAGCAACCCACCTTTGACGCCTCGGGCAAGCTCTCCTGGTCGGGCGGCGCCAAGTTTTACTGGCAGGCGGACCTCTCCAAGGCCCGCTTCGTGGTCTTCGTGGGGGCTAACGTCTTTGAGGGGAACTACGGCCCCCCCTTGCGCGTGGGCTGGATCACCGAGCGGGCCAGCAAGGGAGAGCTGGAGTACGCCATCGTGGATCCCAGGGCGCAGAAGGCGGTGAAGGGTGCCAGCCGCTGGATCGCTCCCAAACCTGGCCATGACGCCGCCATCGCCATGGGGGTGATCCGACTCCTGATGGAGTGGGGCAAAATAGACAGCAAGTTCCTCTCCGCCGCCAATAAGGCCGCCGCCAAGGCCATCGGGGAAAGCAGTTGGACCAACGCCACCTGGCTGGTCAAGCTCAAAGACGGCAAACCGGAAAGGCTTCTCAGGGCCAGTGACCTTGGCCTTGCCAAACCCAAGGCCAAGGTGGGGGATAAGGAGGTGGAGCTGGACGCTCCCGTGGTGCTCCACTTAGGCCAGCCCGTGGCCTTCAACCCCAACGACGAAGTCCAGGCGGTCTTTGGGGATCTCTGGGTAAACACCACCCTGGGGGGCATCCCGGTAAAAAGCGCCCTCCAGCTCATTAAGGAGGAGGCGTTCCGGCATCGGGTGAGGACCTGGGCCGCCTTTGCCGGCGTGGAGGAGGAGGACATCCGGTTCCTGGCGGAAAAAATGGCCCAATATGGCAAGAAGGCCGTGGTGGACGTGCACCGCGGCGCTAGCCAGCACACCAATGGCTTCTACAACTGCTTCGCATGGTTCACGGTGAACGCCCTCTTGGGCAACCTGGACCACCAAGGCGGTTCCGTGCAACCCAGCACCTACGACATCACCGGCGGCAGAGCGGGCGGCCCTTTCCCTCTAAGCAAGCTCCACCCCAAACCCCTGACGCCTTTCGGCATCAGCCTCATTCGCCACGAGACCAAGTACGAGGACACCACTCTCTTTGAAGGGTTCCCTGCCAAGCGGCCTTGGTACCCCCACGCCTCCGACGTCTACCAGGAGATCCTACCCTCGGCGGCCCAAGGCTACCCTTATCCCATCAAGATCCTCTTCCACTACATGGGGTCGCCCGCCTACGCCCTGCCGGGAGGCCAGGAGCAAATCCGGGCCATGCTGGACCCGGACAAGATTCCCCTCATCGTGGCCTTTGACATCGTGGTGGGAGACAGCTACCTCTACGCCGATTACCTCATCCCCGACCTTTCCTACTTGGAACGCTGGGAGTTCCACGGCAGCCACCCCTCCATCATCTGGAAGGTCCAGCCCGTGCGGCAACCCGCTATCCCCCCCATCCCCGAGGAGGTGGAAGTATTCGGCCAGAAAATGCCCATTTGCTTGGAAAGCTTCCTTTTGGCTTTGGCGGAACACCTGGGTCTGCCTGGAGCCGGGCCTAGGGGCTTCGCCAACGGCATGCCCTTCACCCATCCCGACCACTTCTACCTAAAGCTGGCCGCCAACCTGGCTTTTGGGGAGAAGGCGGACGGCTCGGACGCCCTGCCTGAGGCGGACGAGCGGGAACTCGCCGTGTTCCGCCAAGCCCGGAGGCACCTGCCTCCCTCCGTTTTTGAGGAGCAACGCTGGAGGGAAGCGGTGGGCGATGAAAGCCTCTTCCGCCGCACCGTCTACCTTCTGAACCGCGGGGGCCGCTTCCAGGAGTTTGCCAAAGCGTATGTCCAGGGCGACCTGGTGGCCAACCGCTACGCCCGTCAGGTCAATCTCTTCCTCGAGAAGCAAGCCCTCTCCTTGAACCCCATGACCGGGAAGCCCTACTGGCCTCTGCCCGCCTACTTCCTTCCCTACCGGGACGTCTTGGGCAACCCGCTCCGCGACCCTGGTTACGGCCTTACCCTCCTCACCCACCGAAGCATCCTGCAGACCAAGAGCCGCACGGTGAGCAACTACTGGCTCCTGGCGATCAAGCCGGAAAACGAAATCCTGGTGAGCGCTTTGGACGCCGAGCGCCTAGGGCTTAAAGAAGGCCAATGGGTCAAGGTGGTCTCCGCCACCAACCCCAAAGGGGAGTGGGATCTGGGGCCCTTCGGCCGGAAACCCATGGTGGGTAAGGTGAAAGTGGTCCAAGGCATGCGCCCCGGATGCGTGAGCTTCGCCCTAGGCTGGGGGCATTGGGCCTATGGGGCCAGCGATCTGGTGATAAACGGCCAGAGGCTGAAGGGCGACCCCCGTCGGGGCCAGGGGCTTCACGCCAACGCCGCCATGCGCCTGGACCCGTACTTGAAGGACATGGCCCTGACAGACGTGGTGGGCGGAAGCGTGGTCTTCTACGAAACCCGGGTGAACCTGCTCCCTGTCTAA
- a CDS encoding 4Fe-4S dicluster domain-containing protein, with the protein MSTEPPTGKATKEARRHFLAKMASAVFASLVAPGLAQGAPQPQPSAAPEEDVLLRLQKDLERALKNPNRRWGMVIDLRKCVGCHACTVSCMAENRLPPGVVYRPVSEEEVGTFPHVTYRFVPQPCMQCDNPPCVPVCPYDATWKRKDGIVEIDYEKCVGCEKCIPPCPYNARHKDEGDYWTEGTPGMGRMPYEELPVYEWGKRVSREDEAGPIDKVRKCHFCLHRIERGLLPQCVVTCIGRATYFGDLEDPSSLVSELVRQPNATRLKEEAGTKPRVYYLV; encoded by the coding sequence ATGTCTACAGAACCTCCCACCGGCAAAGCAACGAAAGAGGCTCGCCGGCACTTCTTGGCCAAGATGGCCAGCGCGGTTTTCGCCTCCTTGGTGGCCCCGGGCCTGGCCCAAGGGGCGCCCCAGCCTCAGCCCTCCGCCGCCCCTGAGGAGGACGTTCTTTTGAGGTTGCAAAAGGACCTGGAGCGGGCGCTTAAGAACCCGAACCGCAGGTGGGGCATGGTCATCGACCTGCGAAAATGCGTGGGCTGCCATGCCTGCACCGTGAGCTGCATGGCGGAAAACCGCCTGCCGCCCGGTGTGGTCTACCGGCCGGTGAGCGAGGAGGAAGTGGGCACCTTTCCCCACGTCACCTACCGCTTCGTGCCCCAGCCCTGCATGCAGTGCGACAACCCTCCCTGCGTACCCGTCTGCCCTTACGACGCCACGTGGAAGCGCAAAGACGGCATCGTGGAGATCGATTACGAGAAGTGCGTGGGCTGTGAGAAGTGCATCCCCCCATGCCCCTACAATGCCCGTCACAAGGACGAGGGGGACTATTGGACGGAGGGCACCCCTGGAATGGGCAGGATGCCTTACGAGGAGCTCCCCGTCTACGAGTGGGGCAAGAGGGTGAGCCGCGAGGACGAGGCCGGGCCCATCGACAAGGTGCGCAAGTGCCACTTCTGCCTCCACCGCATCGAACGCGGGCTTTTGCCCCAGTGCGTGGTCACCTGCATCGGACGGGCCACCTACTTCGGGGACCTCGAGGACCCCTCCTCCCTGGTCTCCGAACTCGTCCGCCAGCCCAACGCCACGCGCCTCAAGGAAGAAGCGGGAACCAAACCCCGTGTCTACTACCTGGTCTAG
- a CDS encoding PhnD/SsuA/transferrin family substrate-binding protein: MRLLGAFLFLLCACQPLPEVGVEPPYAPVAHTAGVRVVVAGMRSPEGAEPYRVFLGGLEEHLGERVEAFGRRTYAEVLEVLRRGEAEMGFLCTLAAGLGVEEGFLDVVLAGETLVPYQSLIVVAEASPYRELAELRGMPFAFTDPLSNTGHAWPRLLARGLGEDFFARAFFTYSHDRALEAVLGGLAEGAAVDRVVYESLGVRGLRVVAQGPVDPPPPVVVPRDLDPKLRSRLVRALLRHGATPQGQKALRALGLRGFRPAEEEPYRAVFQRAREVLP, from the coding sequence GTGAGGCTTCTTGGCGCCTTCCTGTTCCTGCTTTGCGCCTGCCAACCCCTGCCTGAGGTGGGGGTGGAACCTCCTTACGCCCCTGTGGCCCATACCGCAGGGGTACGGGTGGTCGTGGCGGGGATGCGTTCTCCCGAGGGGGCCGAGCCCTACCGGGTCTTCCTCGGGGGGCTGGAAGAGCATCTGGGAGAGCGGGTAGAGGCCTTCGGGCGGCGCACCTATGCCGAGGTCCTCGAGGTCCTGCGCCGAGGCGAGGCGGAGATGGGCTTTCTCTGCACCCTGGCGGCGGGTTTGGGGGTTGAGGAGGGCTTCTTGGATGTGGTCTTGGCGGGGGAGACCCTGGTCCCGTACCAGAGCCTGATTGTGGTGGCGGAGGCCTCCCCCTACCGGGAGCTTGCCGAGTTGCGAGGGATGCCCTTCGCCTTTACCGACCCCCTTTCCAACACCGGCCACGCTTGGCCTAGGCTGTTGGCCCGTGGTCTTGGAGAGGACTTCTTCGCCCGGGCCTTTTTCACCTACAGCCACGACCGGGCCCTAGAAGCGGTTCTTGGCGGGCTGGCGGAAGGGGCAGCGGTGGACCGGGTGGTCTACGAAAGCCTGGGGGTGCGGGGCTTGCGGGTGGTGGCCCAGGGTCCCGTGGACCCGCCGCCCCCGGTGGTGGTGCCGAGAGACCTGGACCCGAAGCTGAGGTCCCGGCTCGTGCGGGCTCTCTTGCGGCATGGGGCCACGCCGCAGGGCCAGAAGGCCCTACGAGCCTTGGGCCTCAGGGGCTTCCGTCCGGCAGAGGAGGAGCCCTATCGGGCCGTGTTCCAGAGGGCTAGGGAGGTGTTGCCGTGA
- a CDS encoding ATP-binding protein, producing the protein MRLSLQLLLTVCFAATATGSVLILGGGAFLFAEGEKTLWQQARAGVQDLATLLTDDLLLRDLLAVRTKLGSASARYPGFAFAYVLDPEGRVLAHTFPEGVPEALLGLPGERSFRLEGKVVYQAEAGIYGGRAGTVRLALYQAPLWEEVGKVVRTGLFGLLWAVGLGVGLGYLLLTQALEPLARMAEGAALLGRGERVRFPEPKSELGDLGRALNRMEEEVERRQRQLSLLNRVLAESHALRVEELAERVLSLLVRELAFVCGHLWVEGRVLRCRTCQALCPLDEVQGLAEEALRLGQVLWRGQSVVVPVPPRGALVLYGLPSGEEAWIRELLTALSGPLSTALENARLYGLLQEKEAQRAELLRAWLKAQEEERGRIARELHDEVGQALTGLILGLEGLPGEKAVALKELARYTLAEVRRLALDLRPSVLDHLGLEAALRRYVREFSDRTGIEVDLSFHLSRPLSPELETVIYRVVQEALTNVARHSGSPKAAVGVLEVEGEVRVFVEDEGRGFDLRKVGLGHQGLVGMRERVELVGGRLLLESAPGEGTRVQVRLPLEVAA; encoded by the coding sequence GTGAGGCTCAGCTTACAGCTCCTCCTCACGGTGTGCTTCGCCGCCACGGCCACGGGAAGCGTCTTGATCCTGGGAGGCGGCGCTTTTCTCTTCGCCGAGGGCGAAAAGACCCTATGGCAGCAGGCGCGGGCGGGGGTCCAGGACCTGGCCACCCTTCTTACGGATGATCTCCTGCTGCGGGATCTCCTCGCCGTGCGCACCAAGCTGGGAAGCGCTTCGGCCCGCTATCCAGGCTTTGCCTTCGCTTACGTCCTGGACCCGGAGGGGCGGGTCTTGGCCCACACCTTTCCCGAGGGGGTCCCGGAGGCGCTTTTGGGCCTTCCGGGGGAGAGGAGCTTTCGCCTGGAAGGCAAGGTGGTCTACCAGGCCGAGGCTGGGATTTATGGTGGCCGGGCAGGGACCGTCCGCCTCGCCCTTTACCAGGCACCCCTTTGGGAAGAGGTAGGCAAGGTGGTGCGCACGGGGCTCTTCGGCCTCCTTTGGGCCGTGGGTCTGGGGGTGGGGCTTGGCTACCTCCTCCTTACCCAGGCTTTGGAGCCCTTGGCTCGGATGGCGGAGGGAGCCGCTCTTCTGGGGCGAGGGGAAAGGGTGCGCTTCCCGGAGCCCAAGAGCGAGCTGGGGGATTTGGGGCGGGCGCTGAACCGCATGGAGGAAGAGGTGGAAAGGCGGCAGAGGCAGCTTTCCCTACTCAACCGGGTCCTTGCGGAAAGCCACGCTCTGAGGGTGGAGGAGCTGGCCGAGCGGGTGCTCTCCCTTTTGGTGAGGGAGTTGGCCTTCGTTTGCGGGCATCTCTGGGTGGAGGGACGGGTCCTCCGCTGCCGCACCTGCCAAGCCCTGTGCCCGCTGGATGAGGTCCAGGGGCTGGCGGAAGAAGCCTTGCGCCTGGGCCAGGTTCTTTGGCGGGGGCAGAGCGTGGTTGTGCCCGTCCCTCCCCGAGGGGCGTTGGTGCTGTACGGACTGCCTTCGGGGGAGGAGGCCTGGATCCGTGAGCTCCTTACCGCGCTTTCCGGCCCTCTCTCCACCGCTTTGGAAAACGCCAGGCTCTACGGCCTTCTGCAGGAGAAGGAGGCGCAGAGGGCTGAGCTTCTAAGGGCCTGGCTAAAGGCGCAAGAGGAGGAGCGGGGGCGCATCGCCCGCGAGCTGCACGACGAGGTGGGCCAGGCCCTCACGGGTCTCATCCTGGGGCTGGAGGGGCTCCCTGGAGAGAAGGCTGTAGCCTTGAAGGAGCTGGCCCGCTACACCCTCGCCGAGGTGCGGCGGCTGGCCCTGGACCTTCGGCCCAGCGTTTTGGACCACTTGGGCCTCGAGGCCGCCCTGCGCCGCTACGTGCGGGAGTTCTCCGACCGCACGGGGATCGAGGTGGACCTCTCCTTTCACCTTTCCCGGCCCCTTTCCCCGGAGTTGGAAACGGTCATCTACCGGGTGGTGCAGGAGGCCCTTACCAACGTAGCCCGCCACTCGGGGAGCCCGAAGGCGGCAGTGGGCGTCTTGGAGGTGGAAGGGGAGGTGCGGGTCTTTGTGGAGGACGAGGGCCGGGGTTTTGACCTGCGGAAGGTGGGCCTGGGCCACCAGGGGCTTGTGGGGATGCGGGAGCGGGTGGAGCTGGTGGGAGGGAGGCTTCTCCTGGAAAGCGCCCCTGGGGAGGGAACTCGGGTGCAGGTGAGGCTTCCTCTGGAGGTGGCGGCGTGA
- a CDS encoding response regulator transcription factor, which produces MIRVVLVEDHVLVRSGIRHLLEARGPVQVVGEAGSVAEALALLERVEADVAILDVSLPDGTGIELCRALKERQPRLRLLALSMHEDLEYVKGFLQAGGQGYVSKAAVDHELLDAVLAVARGERYLNPSLAMRLAMEMVREEAKEAALSPREEEVLRLLAQGLSHKEVAERLAISEKTVATYRERGMEKLGLRTRSDLLRYAARRGWLKG; this is translated from the coding sequence GTGATCCGGGTGGTGCTGGTGGAGGACCACGTGCTGGTGCGCTCGGGGATCCGCCACCTCCTCGAGGCCCGGGGCCCTGTCCAGGTGGTGGGAGAGGCGGGCAGCGTAGCAGAGGCCCTTGCCCTCCTGGAGAGGGTGGAGGCCGACGTGGCCATCCTGGATGTGTCCCTTCCCGACGGCACGGGGATTGAGCTTTGCCGGGCGCTGAAGGAACGCCAACCCCGTCTTCGCCTGCTGGCCCTTTCCATGCACGAGGACCTGGAGTACGTGAAGGGTTTTCTGCAAGCGGGGGGCCAGGGCTACGTGAGCAAGGCCGCGGTAGACCACGAGCTCCTGGACGCGGTCTTGGCCGTGGCTCGGGGGGAGCGGTACCTGAACCCTTCCTTGGCCATGCGCTTGGCCATGGAAATGGTGCGGGAAGAGGCGAAGGAGGCGGCCCTCTCCCCTAGGGAGGAGGAGGTGCTCCGGCTCTTGGCCCAAGGGCTTTCCCACAAGGAGGTGGCGGAGCGCCTAGCCATTTCGGAGAAAACCGTGGCCACTTACAGGGAACGGGGGATGGAGAAGCTGGGGCTCAGGACCCGGAGCGATCTCTTGCGTTACGCGGCGCGGCGAGGGTGGTTGAAGGGTTGA
- the uvsE gene encoding UV DNA damage repair endonuclease UvsE has product MRAKVAENLKDLKRILRWNAEAGFRLFRIGQHLIPFASHPLFPYDWEKAHGEELGRLGALAKALGQRLSLHPGQYVNPGSPSPKVVERSLAELRYSARVLSLLGAEDGVLVLHLGGVYGDRERALRRFVENLRGEREVLRFLALENDERLWDAEGVLKAAEALGVPVVVDTLHHALNPGRLSLAEALRLAFPTWRGRPKVHLASQDPAKRPGAHAFAVEEADWERLLAALPGPADVMVEAKGKEGGLPRGVTPHLNPSTTLAAPRNARDRSGS; this is encoded by the coding sequence GTGCGGGCCAAGGTGGCGGAGAACCTGAAGGACCTAAAGCGCATCCTGCGCTGGAACGCCGAGGCGGGCTTCCGCCTCTTCCGCATCGGCCAGCACCTCATCCCCTTCGCCTCCCACCCCCTTTTCCCCTACGACTGGGAGAAGGCCCATGGAGAGGAGCTTGGGCGGCTTGGGGCCCTCGCCAAGGCCTTGGGCCAGCGGCTTTCCCTGCACCCCGGGCAATACGTGAACCCGGGAAGCCCAAGCCCAAAGGTGGTGGAGCGCTCCCTGGCCGAGCTCCGCTACTCGGCCCGGGTGCTGAGCCTCCTGGGTGCGGAGGACGGGGTCTTGGTCCTCCATCTGGGCGGGGTTTACGGGGACCGGGAGAGGGCCCTTAGGCGCTTCGTGGAAAACCTCAGGGGGGAAAGGGAGGTTTTGCGCTTCCTGGCCCTGGAAAACGACGAGCGGCTTTGGGACGCGGAGGGGGTCCTGAAGGCCGCCGAGGCCCTGGGGGTGCCGGTGGTGGTGGACACCCTGCACCATGCCTTAAACCCTGGGCGGCTCTCCCTGGCGGAGGCCCTCCGTCTGGCCTTCCCCACCTGGCGGGGAAGGCCCAAGGTACACCTGGCCAGCCAGGATCCCGCAAAGCGCCCCGGGGCCCACGCCTTCGCCGTGGAGGAAGCGGACTGGGAAAGGCTCCTGGCCGCCCTCCCCGGCCCCGCCGATGTGATGGTGGAGGCCAAGGGGAAGGAGGGGGGGCTTCCCCGAGGGGTAACCCCTCACCTCAACCCTTCAACCACCCTCGCCGCGCCGCGTAACGCAAGAGATCGCTCCGGGTCCTGA